From a region of the Tateyamaria omphalii genome:
- a CDS encoding putative baseplate assembly protein, whose translation MPLSDNLPVIDDRTYADIVEEVRARVPRYTDEWTDLNESDPGMAMVELFAWLSEMQIFRMGQVPLLNYLKFLELVGIELDPARPSTSLVTFPVDPGFGQPTTIVPALTQLATEEPDADGPILFELDRALVVIRAQLEAVQSFDGFVFRDLSEANAADGTTGFSPFGTAFGPDTAFYIGFSEQLPDQSFDLTVWADNAESGVPVLRCGGSGAFERSRLNWEIWDGREWRAVTLLKDDTQALTRTGQVSLKGPAQGLSQPQALGRVATPMHWLRAKVVRNDYQKTPHLRAIRTNTGRVTQAETLEFESLGGSNGETNQVFSLADAPVLPNSQVIQVNEGREYVDWQEVPDFAGSGPNDPHYVLNRATGEVRFGNGRSGRIPVGNPRTPRNIRALSYQVGGGARGNVAPGQINALQSAIEGLDEDGIGNLFAAAGGTDEETLQAAMERAPSTLKSRERAVAADDFEQLSLRAANVIRARALPLFHPDYPGIDVPGVVTIVIVPDVDEPAPMPTEGTLNAVCAILNERRLLTTELYVTGPVYQEVTVTAEIIVEDNADLAEVKEQALDSLALYFDARKGGEGSDPTLPEDDPAQSGGGWPFGGDIYYSLLYRRLLTVGVKRIHSLELRLDKDDFGACQDVPVPPGVLLVSGAHQIDVRYDDDAAEAGR comes from the coding sequence ATGCCCTTGAGTGACAACCTTCCGGTCATCGATGATCGCACCTATGCCGACATCGTAGAAGAAGTCCGCGCCCGTGTGCCGCGCTACACCGATGAGTGGACCGATCTCAACGAAAGTGATCCTGGCATGGCCATGGTGGAACTGTTCGCCTGGCTGTCTGAGATGCAAATCTTTCGCATGGGGCAGGTGCCACTGCTTAACTACCTGAAGTTTTTAGAGCTTGTGGGGATAGAGCTGGATCCGGCCCGCCCGTCCACGTCGCTGGTGACATTTCCAGTCGATCCCGGCTTTGGCCAACCGACCACCATCGTCCCGGCATTGACTCAACTTGCGACAGAGGAACCCGACGCCGACGGCCCGATCCTGTTTGAATTGGACCGCGCCCTTGTCGTCATTCGGGCGCAGCTTGAGGCCGTGCAAAGCTTTGATGGCTTCGTCTTTCGTGATCTGAGCGAAGCGAACGCCGCTGATGGCACTACTGGTTTTTCCCCTTTCGGCACCGCCTTTGGCCCTGACACTGCGTTCTATATTGGCTTTTCCGAACAGCTTCCCGATCAAAGTTTTGATCTGACGGTGTGGGCTGATAACGCCGAAAGCGGTGTGCCCGTCCTACGCTGTGGCGGCTCCGGCGCGTTTGAGCGCAGCCGCCTGAACTGGGAAATCTGGGATGGCCGCGAGTGGCGTGCGGTAACGCTGTTGAAAGACGACACTCAGGCGCTGACCCGCACCGGCCAGGTCTCGCTGAAGGGGCCGGCACAAGGACTGTCGCAGCCGCAGGCCCTTGGCCGGGTCGCGACGCCAATGCACTGGCTGCGCGCCAAGGTCGTTCGCAACGATTATCAAAAGACCCCGCATCTGCGCGCCATCCGCACCAATACGGGCCGCGTCACGCAAGCTGAAACGCTGGAGTTTGAAAGCCTTGGCGGGAGCAATGGTGAAACCAACCAGGTCTTTTCCCTCGCTGATGCGCCGGTTCTGCCGAATTCGCAAGTCATCCAGGTAAATGAGGGGCGCGAGTATGTAGACTGGCAAGAGGTCCCCGATTTCGCAGGTTCTGGCCCGAATGACCCGCATTATGTGCTGAACCGCGCAACTGGCGAAGTCCGCTTTGGCAATGGTCGGAGCGGCCGCATACCGGTCGGAAACCCCCGCACGCCCCGCAACATTCGCGCGCTCAGCTATCAGGTGGGCGGCGGTGCGCGCGGCAATGTGGCGCCCGGCCAGATCAATGCGCTTCAAAGCGCGATTGAGGGGCTGGACGAGGATGGGATTGGCAATCTTTTCGCGGCGGCCGGCGGCACGGACGAAGAAACCTTGCAAGCAGCGATGGAGCGTGCGCCCTCCACGCTCAAAAGCCGCGAACGCGCGGTGGCGGCGGATGACTTTGAGCAGCTCTCCCTACGTGCGGCGAATGTGATCCGGGCGCGCGCCTTGCCGCTTTTTCACCCGGACTATCCCGGCATTGACGTACCTGGCGTCGTGACAATCGTGATCGTTCCCGATGTGGATGAGCCCGCTCCGATGCCAACCGAGGGCACCTTGAACGCCGTATGCGCGATCCTGAACGAACGGCGCCTGCTGACGACGGAGCTTTACGTTACCGGTCCGGTTTACCAAGAGGTGACCGTCACTGCGGAGATTATCGTCGAAGACAATGCTGATCTCGCCGAGGTCAAGGAACAAGCTCTCGACAGCCTCGCCCTGTATTTTGATGCGCGCAAGGGCGGGGAAGGCAGCGATCCCACCTTGCCCGAAGACGACCCGGCGCAGAGTGGCGGTGGCTGGCCCTTTGGCGGCGACATCTACTATTCGCTGCTCTATCGCCGTTTGCTCACTGTCGGGGTTAAGCGCATCCACAGTCTGGAACTGCGTCTGGACAAGGATGATTTTGGCGCCTGTCAAGACGTGCCTGTGCCCCCCGGGGTCTTGCTGGTCAGCGGCGCGCACCAGATTGATGTGCGCTATGACGATGACGCGGCGGAGGCAGGGCGATGA
- a CDS encoding GPW/gp25 family protein, whose amino-acid sequence MPEPRGYLGTGWKFPLQVTPSGAIATARHEQRIEESIYLILSTARGERVMLPDFGCGIHDRVFEPANPATITIIIDSIRQALVTYEPRIDVLNVSAEPSGETPNLLLIRVDYRIINNNVFGNLVYPYFIEEGG is encoded by the coding sequence ATGCCTGAACCACGTGGATATCTGGGCACGGGATGGAAGTTTCCGCTGCAAGTCACGCCCTCGGGCGCCATTGCGACTGCACGTCATGAGCAGCGGATTGAAGAGTCCATCTATCTGATCCTGTCGACTGCAAGGGGTGAGCGGGTCATGCTGCCTGACTTTGGCTGTGGCATACATGATCGGGTGTTTGAGCCGGCCAATCCCGCGACAATCACCATCATTATCGACAGCATCCGTCAGGCGCTTGTCACCTATGAACCGCGCATTGATGTGTTGAATGTCTCTGCCGAACCCTCTGGCGAGACGCCGAACCTGCTGCTGATCCGTGTGGATTACCGGATCATCAACAACAACGTCTTCGGCAACCTCGTCTACCCGTATTTCATCGAGGAAGGAGGCTGA
- a CDS encoding phage baseplate assembly protein V gives MREATQGVVIGRVTDNQDPNQEGRIQVVFPWLGDDTPRWLHVSSPMAGAGRGLFMMPEVDDEALVAFQHGDFSHGFIVGFLWNPQHAPPTTSPDVRGLFSREGHALQLIDSESNAGNKGAVILSDAHGNAITMTNGVMSIVSRGHLNINAASITIGGRVVNPMGRVI, from the coding sequence ATGCGCGAAGCAACCCAAGGCGTTGTGATCGGGCGCGTGACCGATAACCAGGACCCAAACCAAGAGGGCCGGATTCAGGTGGTGTTTCCCTGGCTAGGGGATGACACGCCCCGTTGGTTGCATGTGAGTTCGCCCATGGCGGGGGCAGGGCGGGGCCTGTTCATGATGCCCGAGGTCGATGACGAAGCTTTGGTCGCCTTTCAGCATGGCGATTTCAGCCACGGCTTTATCGTCGGCTTTTTGTGGAATCCCCAGCACGCGCCCCCCACGACGAGCCCGGATGTGCGCGGCCTTTTTTCGCGCGAGGGACACGCGCTGCAACTGATCGATTCCGAAAGCAATGCGGGCAACAAGGGCGCCGTGATCCTGTCTGACGCCCATGGCAATGCGATCACAATGACCAATGGCGTAATGAGTATCGTCAGCCGCGGGCACCTGAACATCAACGCCGCCTCGATCACGATCGGCGGCCGGGTCGTCAATCCGATGGGGCGCGTGATCTGA
- a CDS encoding phage late control D family protein encodes MTGTQTPELTRVADVSAARRSFYVPAFELKIANAGLPQNVLRDVQEVTYTDDVDQLDTFSIVVSNVDDIHHALPVSERADHQQRRFKYIGSETTQDLEGSEAVTRYKLFEPCARDVQLSMGYVGNLELMMTGNFTTMAPRFPASGASTLEVRGINALHQLRRKKYSDHWRGKKRSEVAELVGERRRRGNDNTRFEIEICLNNRAKSQEEAIPLITQKNEFDVDFLWKLAREEGYVVAIREAVGDQPRHLYFGPSGGVANCGGAQSNEERQDPLVYELEWGKSLIDFTPRITSANQFRSVTVKGWNRRRQREISETIDFSDRTLRRLNPDLHDMIRNCDPREELVVERPVFTAREAKNMARSILLDQHKQMVKAQGTTIGLPRLRAGLSIQIAGVGSRLSGRYFVTKTTHTINDNGYITKFEARRENIEGAV; translated from the coding sequence ATGACCGGCACGCAGACGCCAGAACTGACGCGGGTCGCCGACGTATCAGCCGCGCGCCGGTCGTTCTATGTCCCGGCCTTTGAGCTGAAGATCGCCAATGCCGGTCTGCCCCAGAACGTCCTGAGGGATGTGCAAGAGGTGACCTATACCGACGACGTCGATCAGCTCGACACCTTTTCTATAGTGGTCAGCAATGTCGATGACATCCATCACGCCCTGCCGGTCAGCGAACGCGCCGACCATCAGCAGCGGCGATTCAAGTACATTGGTTCTGAGACCACCCAGGACTTGGAAGGAAGTGAGGCGGTCACCCGCTATAAACTGTTTGAGCCATGTGCCCGCGATGTGCAGCTGTCGATGGGCTATGTCGGCAATCTGGAACTGATGATGACCGGCAATTTTACGACGATGGCGCCGCGCTTTCCGGCCAGCGGAGCATCGACACTGGAGGTGCGCGGCATCAACGCCCTGCACCAGTTGCGCCGCAAGAAATACAGTGACCACTGGCGCGGCAAGAAGCGCAGCGAGGTCGCCGAACTGGTGGGTGAACGCCGACGCCGGGGTAATGACAATACGCGGTTCGAGATCGAGATTTGCCTCAACAACCGTGCGAAGTCGCAGGAAGAGGCGATCCCGCTGATCACCCAGAAGAACGAGTTCGATGTGGATTTCCTTTGGAAGCTCGCGCGTGAGGAAGGCTATGTCGTCGCGATCCGAGAGGCGGTGGGTGACCAGCCTCGGCACCTATATTTCGGCCCCTCCGGTGGTGTCGCCAATTGTGGTGGCGCACAAAGCAACGAGGAACGTCAGGACCCGCTTGTCTATGAGCTCGAATGGGGCAAGTCACTGATCGACTTTACCCCGCGCATCACCTCCGCCAATCAGTTTCGCTCGGTCACCGTTAAGGGTTGGAACCGGCGGCGTCAGCGTGAGATCAGCGAGACCATTGATTTCAGCGACCGGACCCTGCGACGGTTGAACCCCGACCTGCATGACATGATCAGAAATTGTGACCCGCGTGAGGAGTTGGTCGTCGAACGCCCTGTCTTTACTGCGCGAGAGGCCAAGAACATGGCCCGTTCGATCCTGCTGGATCAGCACAAGCAGATGGTCAAGGCACAGGGCACTACCATCGGTCTTCCTCGGCTGCGCGCCGGGCTGTCGATCCAGATCGCGGGCGTCGGAAGTCGTCTGTCGGGCCGCTACTTCGTCACCAAGACGACCCACACCATCAACGACAATGGCTACATCACCAAGTTCGAGGCCCGTCGTGAGAACATCGAGGGGGCCGTCTGA
- a CDS encoding CIS tube protein produces MQNVTQATIFADWGNGRTEPYPVQYNPAELTFEKSAQYGAVNLPGLDAPLQQFVRNEAEQLSFDLFFDTTDKGMGPGANSVTSETDKIFRLIRVDGTSHAPAVVTFCWNDKFPGSDLSAPQTRGGNGGNLNRNSFRGVIKNIRQRFTLFSSEGIPLRATLSVTMLEFRPLETQLRELGLSSPDRTHGHVLETGDTLSSVANDYYGQPRDWREVALDNGIEDPRRVPVGRTISVPAIT; encoded by the coding sequence ATGCAAAACGTCACCCAAGCCACCATATTCGCCGACTGGGGCAATGGCCGCACCGAACCCTATCCGGTGCAGTATAACCCGGCGGAGCTGACCTTTGAAAAGTCGGCCCAATATGGCGCGGTCAACCTGCCTGGTCTTGATGCCCCCTTGCAGCAGTTCGTGCGCAACGAGGCGGAACAGCTGAGCTTTGATCTGTTCTTTGACACCACCGACAAGGGGATGGGCCCCGGGGCAAATTCTGTCACCAGCGAAACGGACAAGATCTTTCGCCTGATCAGGGTCGATGGCACGAGCCACGCGCCCGCAGTCGTCACCTTTTGCTGGAACGACAAATTTCCCGGCAGTGACCTTTCCGCCCCTCAGACCCGGGGCGGCAATGGCGGAAACCTGAACCGCAACAGCTTTCGCGGGGTAATCAAGAATATACGCCAGCGATTTACCTTGTTCAGCAGCGAAGGCATCCCGCTGCGCGCGACGCTTTCGGTCACGATGCTGGAGTTCCGGCCGCTGGAAACGCAGTTGCGTGAATTGGGCCTCAGCTCGCCAGACCGGACCCATGGTCATGTCCTGGAGACGGGCGACACCCTGTCGAGCGTTGCCAACGACTACTACGGCCAGCCCCGCGACTGGCGCGAAGTTGCGTTGGACAACGGTATCGAAGATCCGCGCCGCGTGCCTGTTGGACGCACCATCTCAGTTCCAGCGATCACATGA
- a CDS encoding phage tail protein: MAIGDRDDPVNGFNFAISLMESSSPAAGVTTLVLNTLTDNIEGGFNECSGLDVMLEVEEFKPGGVNDRVLKFPTRVSYGKLVLKKGLVKDQALMKWIAGFAEGKVKRRDGLITLLDAKRETHTVWKFKRGLPVKYTGPRLNATDNSVAFESIEIEHEGLELMSGASGLTRAIRSAADGIASLF, encoded by the coding sequence ATGGCGATCGGCGACAGAGACGACCCTGTGAATGGCTTCAACTTTGCCATCAGCTTAATGGAGTCATCCTCCCCCGCCGCTGGGGTCACGACGCTCGTTCTCAATACTCTGACCGACAATATCGAGGGCGGCTTCAACGAATGCAGCGGGCTCGACGTGATGCTGGAGGTGGAAGAGTTCAAGCCGGGCGGCGTCAACGACCGGGTTCTGAAATTCCCGACGCGGGTGTCCTACGGCAAACTGGTCTTGAAGAAAGGGTTGGTCAAAGACCAGGCGCTGATGAAGTGGATCGCCGGATTTGCCGAGGGTAAGGTCAAACGCCGCGATGGCCTGATCACTCTACTGGATGCCAAGCGCGAGACGCACACAGTCTGGAAATTCAAACGCGGACTGCCTGTCAAATACACCGGGCCCCGTCTGAACGCGACAGACAACTCCGTCGCCTTTGAAAGCATCGAAATTGAACATGAGGGGCTTGAGCTGATGAGCGGCGCAAGCGGGTTGACCCGCGCCATTCGCAGCGCTGCCGATGGCATCGCCAGTCTCTTTTGA
- a CDS encoding phage tail sheath family protein: MTVHRRPGAYFERTDRAAAQGVTLRSDVACFVGITRQGPLDTPVAVESFRQFQSQFGGFTGAGYLAYSVKAFFENGGERCWIVRVASKRTDRGALPAGLDIGPPGAGWNLVASSAGVWGDELAVRLRRERRVETALDVAASGNGVLVPESVAGLDRYAHLEITQPGQSAQYMVAAVVDPVRRRVSLLDEARRFAYPFQRVILDPASPAILTRVSYALDIYRQGRLIAHVPGLSQVPENPDFGPVVLRQPNYMAAIREGQPAEVAPPVIITDQRGPDGRAPEPLTTGAETRQALTGGRDGLAVLTPDDFTGAGFSSRDDDAAAVSKLRGVRTLELVDEISIVAVPDIVIQPDPDPVYEPEPTPPGNPCLTCPPPAEPRRPINSGAAVSELPPVFTDDQVFQVQSRLISHCEAKGDRFAVLDPPFGASQDDAAGISAIMAWRSRFESAYAALYYPWVRTFEPRGTDVMRNVPPSGHVVGKYAFHDRRTGVHRAPANTRLRWIQDLLVPTSFGEQEILNDMSVNVLRSEAARGLRIMGARTLSSDRAARFVNIRRLILLMKRAVDLLSQWVVFEPNNDATRTRYTSVLQNFLEALWARGAFAGATVEESFFVKCDADNNTQADRDNGRLIAEIGIAPSYPLEFIVMRVGRQGNELSVAETRLVTGAM, from the coding sequence ATGACCGTCCACCGCCGACCCGGCGCCTATTTCGAGCGCACAGACAGGGCGGCTGCGCAGGGGGTCACCCTGCGCAGCGATGTCGCCTGTTTTGTCGGGATCACTCGGCAAGGGCCGCTTGATACGCCGGTTGCGGTGGAATCCTTTCGCCAATTTCAGTCTCAGTTCGGTGGCTTCACCGGCGCGGGCTATCTGGCCTACAGCGTCAAAGCCTTCTTTGAGAATGGCGGCGAACGTTGTTGGATCGTGCGGGTGGCCTCGAAACGCACGGATCGCGGCGCCTTGCCCGCTGGCCTCGATATTGGGCCGCCAGGGGCGGGCTGGAACCTTGTGGCGTCAAGCGCAGGCGTTTGGGGTGATGAGCTGGCTGTGCGTCTGCGCCGGGAGCGCCGCGTGGAAACCGCGCTGGATGTAGCGGCCTCTGGCAATGGAGTGCTGGTGCCCGAAAGCGTGGCTGGATTGGACCGCTATGCCCATCTAGAGATCACGCAGCCCGGCCAGTCCGCGCAGTACATGGTCGCGGCTGTGGTGGATCCGGTACGGCGCCGCGTCAGTCTGCTCGATGAGGCGCGCCGCTTTGCCTACCCATTCCAGCGCGTTATCCTGGATCCTGCATCGCCTGCGATCCTCACCAGAGTCAGCTACGCTTTGGACATCTATCGCCAGGGGCGCCTGATCGCGCATGTTCCAGGGCTGAGCCAGGTGCCTGAAAACCCGGACTTTGGGCCCGTCGTGTTGCGCCAGCCCAACTACATGGCTGCGATCCGCGAAGGACAACCGGCGGAGGTCGCACCCCCCGTTATCATCACGGATCAACGCGGCCCGGACGGGCGGGCGCCAGAGCCGTTGACCACGGGGGCAGAGACGCGCCAGGCTTTGACCGGGGGCCGCGATGGTTTGGCGGTGCTGACCCCGGATGATTTCACGGGCGCCGGGTTTTCCAGCCGCGATGATGATGCGGCGGCCGTGTCCAAGCTGCGCGGGGTGCGGACGCTGGAGCTTGTGGACGAGATCTCCATTGTTGCCGTGCCCGATATTGTCATCCAGCCTGATCCGGACCCGGTCTATGAGCCGGAACCTACACCGCCCGGCAACCCGTGTCTGACCTGCCCGCCCCCGGCCGAGCCCCGGCGCCCGATCAACAGCGGGGCCGCGGTCAGTGAATTACCCCCGGTCTTTACCGATGATCAGGTGTTTCAGGTGCAATCCCGCCTGATCAGCCATTGCGAGGCAAAGGGCGACCGTTTTGCCGTGCTCGACCCGCCATTTGGGGCCAGTCAGGATGACGCTGCGGGGATCAGTGCAATCATGGCCTGGCGGTCCCGTTTTGAAAGCGCTTACGCTGCCCTCTATTACCCTTGGGTGCGCACGTTTGAGCCTCGTGGCACCGATGTAATGCGCAATGTCCCACCCAGTGGCCATGTGGTGGGCAAGTATGCTTTCCATGATCGGCGCACCGGGGTGCACCGCGCGCCTGCGAATACACGATTGCGATGGATCCAGGACCTGCTTGTCCCCACCAGTTTCGGTGAGCAAGAGATCCTGAATGATATGTCGGTCAATGTCCTGCGTTCAGAAGCCGCGCGGGGCCTGAGGATCATGGGCGCGCGCACCTTGTCCTCGGACCGTGCGGCGCGGTTTGTGAACATTCGCCGCTTGATCCTCTTGATGAAACGGGCCGTCGATCTGCTGTCACAGTGGGTGGTCTTTGAACCCAACAACGACGCCACCCGCACCCGTTACACCTCAGTTTTGCAGAACTTTCTGGAAGCACTTTGGGCCAGGGGCGCCTTTGCCGGGGCGACGGTGGAAGAGTCCTTTTTCGTCAAATGCGACGCCGATAACAACACGCAGGCGGACCGCGACAATGGTCGATTGATCGCCGAGATCGGGATCGCCCCGTCCTATCCGCTGGAATTCATCGTCATGCGCGTGGGTCGACAGGGCAATGAACTCTCCGTCGCCGAAACCCGCCTTGTAACAGGAGCGATGTGA
- a CDS encoding phage tail protein translates to MTTDKRIDPLRAFNFLVAVDSTPAAGFSEVSGLGVKREMVAYRNGNDVENHDRKLTGRDSYDNITLKRGYTTDDLMWRWFASLSAGNDDRRNVTITLLDEARSPVMSWLAEGAWILNLMGPSFNATGNDVAIESIELVIEKLTVEVEAAGA, encoded by the coding sequence ATGACCACTGACAAGCGCATAGATCCGCTTCGCGCGTTCAATTTCCTTGTCGCCGTTGACAGCACGCCTGCTGCTGGCTTCAGCGAGGTGTCAGGCCTCGGTGTAAAGCGCGAGATGGTGGCCTATCGCAACGGCAATGATGTCGAAAACCACGACCGCAAGCTGACCGGTCGCGACAGCTATGACAACATCACGCTGAAGCGAGGCTATACCACCGACGACCTCATGTGGCGCTGGTTTGCCTCGCTTTCTGCGGGCAATGATGACCGGCGCAACGTCACGATCACCCTGCTGGATGAGGCGCGCAGCCCGGTCATGTCCTGGCTGGCGGAGGGTGCCTGGATCCTGAACCTGATGGGCCCAAGCTTCAATGCCACCGGCAACGACGTTGCGATCGAAAGCATCGAACTGGTGATCGAGAAGCTCACCGTTGAGGTGGAGGCCGCTGGCGCATGA